The Oncorhynchus tshawytscha isolate Ot180627B linkage group LG20, Otsh_v2.0, whole genome shotgun sequence genome has a window encoding:
- the LOC112214459 gene encoding soluble lamin-associated protein of 75 kDa-like isoform X1, with protein MEFPVDVLDSVRQEEVEQAAEGYMTQLRYVSPDKTESFTLPSHRKISIGLCNVGFVPIYGGDLKHKVMALFSPDDQLTAVALYLAGQWWSVEDILRTSDSSRTGLVKVRSLGERLVLYILNRIVYRVGEMDKPEVPFLCHGQHDFAKLLWKDGNAVGFYSVKPKDSLCNNFVTQRYQLPVMDSIFVRKCHRGNGHGLQMLEDFVDSFKDNQLGLKYPLSLTMYKVCGRYLCRYPADQDLLWVVEGVGGPYQRENVASKMKALALKAVLHAVTSNGDRRAASLDHTDVSMEEDNFLDITEDVLVVNTPLKLIEALDGSPVSTRSRSSGHKKRGREETEDSTEESQPLKMNRMEDAKSEPTNMAVEDGGQEEAEGREGEESGEAEAAVAQEEEEEETVTTKAQIQTWEKQIVKLNGELTDGQREEVKDGVEGEAVLENRTTEEDVEEAAAKEEESIEAEDILEAAPVATEGLAEAVEEQDPFPLVDGPASVSEEAPSPAEPSPAEPSLSGDVRDEVEGGKDTVVATPVASEGLAVVEEEAPLLLVKELASAPEEAPSPMEGEEVKREEVEESAMEEPEAKKKSVEVIAVDRSSQETVVQVLGGDLSYQPLEEEEEVAKEEVLVANEENKGVEEMENATTTEKLEEGSESSDEGGKGQALWRRVGGSGPAAPERKSKRLIEQDREQPEVTVEEEEKATTTEEEEEEAVEKSWAEEEEQPQVIDQRALRRKSRPVQTPNKARGKRHGKI; from the exons ATGGAGTTCCCTGTGGACGTGTTGGATTCAGTGAGGCAAGAGGAGGTGGAGCAGGCAGCAGAGGGCTACATGACCCAGCTACGATATGTCAGCCCCGACAAGACCGAGAGCTTTACCCTGCCCAGCCACAGAaag atcagTATCGGTCTGTGTAACGTTGGTTTTGTTCCCATCTATGGAGGAGACCTGAAGCACAAGGTTATGGCCCTGTTCTCCCCAGATGATCAGCTCACAG CGGTAGCTCTGTACCTGGCAGGACAGTGGTGGTCAGTAGAGGACATCCTCAGAACCTCTGACTCCTCCAGAACTGGCCTggtcaag GTGAGGAGTCTTGGTGAGCGGCTCGTCCTGTACATTCTGAACCGTATCGTGTACCGCGTTGGTGAGATGGACAAACCTGAGGTGCCCTTCCTGTGCCACGGCCAGCACGACTTCGCCAAGCTCCTCTGGAAGGACGGAAACGCTGTCGGGTTCTACTCAGTCAAACCCAAAG ACAGCTTGTGTAATAACTTTGTGACCCAGCGCTACCAGCTTCCTGTCATGGACTCCATATTTGTCAGGAAGTGTCACCGTGGAAACGGCCATGGCCTGCAGATGCTGGAGGACTTTGTGGACTCTTTCAAAGACAACCAGCTTGGCCTGaagtaccctctctctctaaccatgtATAAag TGTGTGGCCGGTACCTGTGTCGGTACCCAGCTGACCAGGATCTGCTGTGGGTggtagagggagtgggaggaccTTACCAAAGAGAGAATGTGGCCAGCAAGATGAAAGCCCTAGCACTGAAAG CGGTGCTCCACGCGGTGACTTCTAACGGAGACCGACGAGCAGCCTCCCTGGACCACACAGACGTCAGCATGGAGGAGGACAACTTTCTGGACATCACC GAGGATGTTTTGGTGGTAAATACTCCCCTGAAGTTAATAGAAG CGCTGGATGGCTCACCCGTGTCAACGCGTAGCAGGAGTAGCGGACATAAAAAGCGTGGCAGAGAAGAGACGGAAGACTCCACGGAGGAGAGCCAGCCTCTGAAGATGAACAG AATGGAGGATGCAAAGTCTGAGCCCACCAACATGGCTGTAGAggatggaggacaggaggaggcggaaggaagagagggggaggagtctGGAGAGGCAGAGGCTGCTGTGGcccaggaagaggaggaggaggagactgtgACGACCAAAGCTCAG attcagaCATGGGAAAAACAGATAGTCAAGCTGAACGGAGAACTGACTGATGGCCAGAGGGAGGAGGTAAAGgatggagtggagggagaggctgTACTGGAGAATAGAACGACAGAGGAAGACGTGGAGGAGGCGGCAGCAAAGGAGGAAGAGTCCATCGAGGCTGAA GACATATTAGAAGCAGCTCCTGTGGCGACAGAGGGGTTGGCTGAAGCTGTGGAGGAGCAGGATCCTTTCCCGTTAGTAGACGGTCCAGCGTCTGTTTCAGAGGAGGCCCCCTCGCCTGCAGAACCATCCCCAGCAGAGCCCTCACTCTCTGGGGATGTGCGTgatgaggtagagggaggaaAG GACACTGTagtagcaactcctgtggcgtcGGAGGGGTTGgctgtggtggaggaggaggctcctctcCTGTTAGTAAAAGAGCTGGCTTCCGCTCCAGAGGAGGCCCCCTCGCccatggaaggagaggaggtaaagagagaagaggtggaggagagcgCAATGGAGGAACCAGAAGCGAAGAAGAAATCGGTGGAGGTCATAGCGGTCGACCGCAGTAGCCAGGAAACTGTGGTCCAGGTGCTGGGAGGAGACCTGTCCTACCAGCctctggaggaagaggaggaggtggcgaAGGAAGAGGTCCTGGTCGCGAATGAGGAAAATAAAggggtagaggagatggagaatgCTACGACTACAGAGAAGTTAGAGGAGGGAAGTGAGAGCTCCGACGAGGGAGGCAAGGGTCAGGCCCTTTGGAGGAGAGTTGGGGGCAGTGGCCCGGCGGCGCCTGAACGTAAATCTAAGAGACTCATCGAGCAGGACAGGGAGCAGCCAGAGGTcacagtggaagaggaggagaaggctacaactacagaggaggaggaagaagaggctgtAGAGAAGAGTTGGGCTGAGGAAGAGGAGCAGCCACAAGTGATTGACCAGAGGGCATTGAGAAGGAAGAGCCGTCCGGTCCAGACTCCAAATAAAGCCAGAGGGAAACGACACGGCAAGATCTAA
- the LOC112214459 gene encoding soluble lamin-associated protein of 75 kDa-like isoform X3, whose translation MEFPVDVLDSVRQEEVEQAAEGYMTQLRYVSPDKTESFTLPSHRKISIGLCNVGFVPIYGGDLKHKVMALFSPDDQLTAVALYLAGQWWSVEDILRTSDSSRTGLVKVRSLGERLVLYILNRIVYRVGEMDKPEVPFLCHGQHDFAKLLWKDGNAVGFYSVKPKDSLCNNFVTQRYQLPVMDSIFVRKCHRGNGHGLQMLEDFVDSFKDNQLGLKYPLSLTMYKVCGRYLCRYPADQDLLWVVEGVGGPYQRENVASKMKALALKAVLHAVTSNGDRRAASLDHTDVSMEEDNFLDITEDVLVVNTPLKLIEALDGSPVSTRSRSSGHKKRGREETEDSTEESQPLKMNRMEDAKSEPTNMAVEDGGQEEAEGREGEESGEAEAAVAQEEEEEETVTTKAQIVKLNGELTDGQREEVKDGVEGEAVLENRTTEEDVEEAAAKEEESIEAEDILEAAPVATEGLAEAVEEQDPFPLVDGPASVSEEAPSPAEPSPAEPSLSGDVRDEVEGGKDTVVATPVASEGLAVVEEEAPLLLVKELASAPEEAPSPMEGEEVKREEVEESAMEEPEAKKKSVEVIAVDRSSQETVVQVLGGDLSYQPLEEEEEVAKEEVLVANEENKGVEEMENATTTEKLEEGSESSDEGGKGQALWRRVGGSGPAAPERKSKRLIEQDREQPEVTVEEEEKATTTEEEEEEAVEKSWAEEEEQPQVIDQRALRRKSRPVQTPNKARGKRHGKI comes from the exons ATGGAGTTCCCTGTGGACGTGTTGGATTCAGTGAGGCAAGAGGAGGTGGAGCAGGCAGCAGAGGGCTACATGACCCAGCTACGATATGTCAGCCCCGACAAGACCGAGAGCTTTACCCTGCCCAGCCACAGAaag atcagTATCGGTCTGTGTAACGTTGGTTTTGTTCCCATCTATGGAGGAGACCTGAAGCACAAGGTTATGGCCCTGTTCTCCCCAGATGATCAGCTCACAG CGGTAGCTCTGTACCTGGCAGGACAGTGGTGGTCAGTAGAGGACATCCTCAGAACCTCTGACTCCTCCAGAACTGGCCTggtcaag GTGAGGAGTCTTGGTGAGCGGCTCGTCCTGTACATTCTGAACCGTATCGTGTACCGCGTTGGTGAGATGGACAAACCTGAGGTGCCCTTCCTGTGCCACGGCCAGCACGACTTCGCCAAGCTCCTCTGGAAGGACGGAAACGCTGTCGGGTTCTACTCAGTCAAACCCAAAG ACAGCTTGTGTAATAACTTTGTGACCCAGCGCTACCAGCTTCCTGTCATGGACTCCATATTTGTCAGGAAGTGTCACCGTGGAAACGGCCATGGCCTGCAGATGCTGGAGGACTTTGTGGACTCTTTCAAAGACAACCAGCTTGGCCTGaagtaccctctctctctaaccatgtATAAag TGTGTGGCCGGTACCTGTGTCGGTACCCAGCTGACCAGGATCTGCTGTGGGTggtagagggagtgggaggaccTTACCAAAGAGAGAATGTGGCCAGCAAGATGAAAGCCCTAGCACTGAAAG CGGTGCTCCACGCGGTGACTTCTAACGGAGACCGACGAGCAGCCTCCCTGGACCACACAGACGTCAGCATGGAGGAGGACAACTTTCTGGACATCACC GAGGATGTTTTGGTGGTAAATACTCCCCTGAAGTTAATAGAAG CGCTGGATGGCTCACCCGTGTCAACGCGTAGCAGGAGTAGCGGACATAAAAAGCGTGGCAGAGAAGAGACGGAAGACTCCACGGAGGAGAGCCAGCCTCTGAAGATGAACAG AATGGAGGATGCAAAGTCTGAGCCCACCAACATGGCTGTAGAggatggaggacaggaggaggcggaaggaagagagggggaggagtctGGAGAGGCAGAGGCTGCTGTGGcccaggaagaggaggaggaggagactgtgACGACCAAAGCTCAG ATAGTCAAGCTGAACGGAGAACTGACTGATGGCCAGAGGGAGGAGGTAAAGgatggagtggagggagaggctgTACTGGAGAATAGAACGACAGAGGAAGACGTGGAGGAGGCGGCAGCAAAGGAGGAAGAGTCCATCGAGGCTGAA GACATATTAGAAGCAGCTCCTGTGGCGACAGAGGGGTTGGCTGAAGCTGTGGAGGAGCAGGATCCTTTCCCGTTAGTAGACGGTCCAGCGTCTGTTTCAGAGGAGGCCCCCTCGCCTGCAGAACCATCCCCAGCAGAGCCCTCACTCTCTGGGGATGTGCGTgatgaggtagagggaggaaAG GACACTGTagtagcaactcctgtggcgtcGGAGGGGTTGgctgtggtggaggaggaggctcctctcCTGTTAGTAAAAGAGCTGGCTTCCGCTCCAGAGGAGGCCCCCTCGCccatggaaggagaggaggtaaagagagaagaggtggaggagagcgCAATGGAGGAACCAGAAGCGAAGAAGAAATCGGTGGAGGTCATAGCGGTCGACCGCAGTAGCCAGGAAACTGTGGTCCAGGTGCTGGGAGGAGACCTGTCCTACCAGCctctggaggaagaggaggaggtggcgaAGGAAGAGGTCCTGGTCGCGAATGAGGAAAATAAAggggtagaggagatggagaatgCTACGACTACAGAGAAGTTAGAGGAGGGAAGTGAGAGCTCCGACGAGGGAGGCAAGGGTCAGGCCCTTTGGAGGAGAGTTGGGGGCAGTGGCCCGGCGGCGCCTGAACGTAAATCTAAGAGACTCATCGAGCAGGACAGGGAGCAGCCAGAGGTcacagtggaagaggaggagaaggctacaactacagaggaggaggaagaagaggctgtAGAGAAGAGTTGGGCTGAGGAAGAGGAGCAGCCACAAGTGATTGACCAGAGGGCATTGAGAAGGAAGAGCCGTCCGGTCCAGACTCCAAATAAAGCCAGAGGGAAACGACACGGCAAGATCTAA
- the LOC112214459 gene encoding soluble lamin-associated protein of 75 kDa-like isoform X4 — protein sequence MEFPVDVLDSVRQEEVEQAAEGYMTQLRYVSPDKTESFTLPSHRKISIGLCNVGFVPIYGGDLKHKVMALFSPDDQLTAVALYLAGQWWSVEDILRTSDSSRTGLVKVRSLGERLVLYILNRIVYRVGEMDKPEVPFLCHGQHDFAKLLWKDGNAVGFYSVKPKDSLCNNFVTQRYQLPVMDSIFVRKCHRGNGHGLQMLEDFVDSFKDNQLGLKYPLSLTMYKVCGRYLCRYPADQDLLWVVEGVGGPYQRENVASKMKALALKAVLHAVTSNGDRRAASLDHTDVSMEEDNFLDITEDVLVVNTPLKLIEALDGSPVSTRSRSSGHKKRGREETEDSTEESQPLKMNRMEDAKSEPTNMAVEDGGQEEAEGREGEESGEAEAAVAQEEEEEETVTTKAQDILEAAPVATEGLAEAVEEQDPFPLVDGPASVSEEAPSPAEPSPAEPSLSGDVRDEVEGGKDTVVATPVASEGLAVVEEEAPLLLVKELASAPEEAPSPMEGEEVKREEVEESAMEEPEAKKKSVEVIAVDRSSQETVVQVLGGDLSYQPLEEEEEVAKEEVLVANEENKGVEEMENATTTEKLEEGSESSDEGGKGQALWRRVGGSGPAAPERKSKRLIEQDREQPEVTVEEEEKATTTEEEEEEAVEKSWAEEEEQPQVIDQRALRRKSRPVQTPNKARGKRHGKI from the exons ATGGAGTTCCCTGTGGACGTGTTGGATTCAGTGAGGCAAGAGGAGGTGGAGCAGGCAGCAGAGGGCTACATGACCCAGCTACGATATGTCAGCCCCGACAAGACCGAGAGCTTTACCCTGCCCAGCCACAGAaag atcagTATCGGTCTGTGTAACGTTGGTTTTGTTCCCATCTATGGAGGAGACCTGAAGCACAAGGTTATGGCCCTGTTCTCCCCAGATGATCAGCTCACAG CGGTAGCTCTGTACCTGGCAGGACAGTGGTGGTCAGTAGAGGACATCCTCAGAACCTCTGACTCCTCCAGAACTGGCCTggtcaag GTGAGGAGTCTTGGTGAGCGGCTCGTCCTGTACATTCTGAACCGTATCGTGTACCGCGTTGGTGAGATGGACAAACCTGAGGTGCCCTTCCTGTGCCACGGCCAGCACGACTTCGCCAAGCTCCTCTGGAAGGACGGAAACGCTGTCGGGTTCTACTCAGTCAAACCCAAAG ACAGCTTGTGTAATAACTTTGTGACCCAGCGCTACCAGCTTCCTGTCATGGACTCCATATTTGTCAGGAAGTGTCACCGTGGAAACGGCCATGGCCTGCAGATGCTGGAGGACTTTGTGGACTCTTTCAAAGACAACCAGCTTGGCCTGaagtaccctctctctctaaccatgtATAAag TGTGTGGCCGGTACCTGTGTCGGTACCCAGCTGACCAGGATCTGCTGTGGGTggtagagggagtgggaggaccTTACCAAAGAGAGAATGTGGCCAGCAAGATGAAAGCCCTAGCACTGAAAG CGGTGCTCCACGCGGTGACTTCTAACGGAGACCGACGAGCAGCCTCCCTGGACCACACAGACGTCAGCATGGAGGAGGACAACTTTCTGGACATCACC GAGGATGTTTTGGTGGTAAATACTCCCCTGAAGTTAATAGAAG CGCTGGATGGCTCACCCGTGTCAACGCGTAGCAGGAGTAGCGGACATAAAAAGCGTGGCAGAGAAGAGACGGAAGACTCCACGGAGGAGAGCCAGCCTCTGAAGATGAACAG AATGGAGGATGCAAAGTCTGAGCCCACCAACATGGCTGTAGAggatggaggacaggaggaggcggaaggaagagagggggaggagtctGGAGAGGCAGAGGCTGCTGTGGcccaggaagaggaggaggaggagactgtgACGACCAAAGCTCAG GACATATTAGAAGCAGCTCCTGTGGCGACAGAGGGGTTGGCTGAAGCTGTGGAGGAGCAGGATCCTTTCCCGTTAGTAGACGGTCCAGCGTCTGTTTCAGAGGAGGCCCCCTCGCCTGCAGAACCATCCCCAGCAGAGCCCTCACTCTCTGGGGATGTGCGTgatgaggtagagggaggaaAG GACACTGTagtagcaactcctgtggcgtcGGAGGGGTTGgctgtggtggaggaggaggctcctctcCTGTTAGTAAAAGAGCTGGCTTCCGCTCCAGAGGAGGCCCCCTCGCccatggaaggagaggaggtaaagagagaagaggtggaggagagcgCAATGGAGGAACCAGAAGCGAAGAAGAAATCGGTGGAGGTCATAGCGGTCGACCGCAGTAGCCAGGAAACTGTGGTCCAGGTGCTGGGAGGAGACCTGTCCTACCAGCctctggaggaagaggaggaggtggcgaAGGAAGAGGTCCTGGTCGCGAATGAGGAAAATAAAggggtagaggagatggagaatgCTACGACTACAGAGAAGTTAGAGGAGGGAAGTGAGAGCTCCGACGAGGGAGGCAAGGGTCAGGCCCTTTGGAGGAGAGTTGGGGGCAGTGGCCCGGCGGCGCCTGAACGTAAATCTAAGAGACTCATCGAGCAGGACAGGGAGCAGCCAGAGGTcacagtggaagaggaggagaaggctacaactacagaggaggaggaagaagaggctgtAGAGAAGAGTTGGGCTGAGGAAGAGGAGCAGCCACAAGTGATTGACCAGAGGGCATTGAGAAGGAAGAGCCGTCCGGTCCAGACTCCAAATAAAGCCAGAGGGAAACGACACGGCAAGATCTAA
- the LOC112214459 gene encoding soluble lamin-associated protein of 75 kDa-like isoform X2 has translation MEFPVDVLDSVRQEEVEQAAEGYMTQLRYVSPDKTESFTLPSHRKISIGLCNVGFVPIYGGDLKHKVMALFSPDDQLTAVALYLAGQWWSVEDILRTSDSSRTGLVKVRSLGERLVLYILNRIVYRVGEMDKPEVPFLCHGQHDFAKLLWKDGNAVGFYSVKPKDSLCNNFVTQRYQLPVMDSIFVRKCHRGNGHGLQMLEDFVDSFKDNQLGLKYPLSLTMYKVCGRYLCRYPADQDLLWVVEGVGGPYQRENVASKMKALALKAVLHAVTSNGDRRAASLDHTDVSMEEDNFLDITEDVLVVNTPLKLIEALDGSPVSTRSRSSGHKKRGREETEDSTEESQPLKMNRMEDAKSEPTNMAVEDGGQEEAEGREGEESGEAEAAVAQEEEEEETVTTKAQIQTWEKQIVKLNGELTDGQREEVKDGVEGEAVLENRTTEEDVEEAAAKEEESIEAEDILEAAPVATEGLAEAVEEQDPFPLVDGPASVSEEAPSPAEPSPAEPSLSGDVRDEDTVVATPVASEGLAVVEEEAPLLLVKELASAPEEAPSPMEGEEVKREEVEESAMEEPEAKKKSVEVIAVDRSSQETVVQVLGGDLSYQPLEEEEEVAKEEVLVANEENKGVEEMENATTTEKLEEGSESSDEGGKGQALWRRVGGSGPAAPERKSKRLIEQDREQPEVTVEEEEKATTTEEEEEEAVEKSWAEEEEQPQVIDQRALRRKSRPVQTPNKARGKRHGKI, from the exons ATGGAGTTCCCTGTGGACGTGTTGGATTCAGTGAGGCAAGAGGAGGTGGAGCAGGCAGCAGAGGGCTACATGACCCAGCTACGATATGTCAGCCCCGACAAGACCGAGAGCTTTACCCTGCCCAGCCACAGAaag atcagTATCGGTCTGTGTAACGTTGGTTTTGTTCCCATCTATGGAGGAGACCTGAAGCACAAGGTTATGGCCCTGTTCTCCCCAGATGATCAGCTCACAG CGGTAGCTCTGTACCTGGCAGGACAGTGGTGGTCAGTAGAGGACATCCTCAGAACCTCTGACTCCTCCAGAACTGGCCTggtcaag GTGAGGAGTCTTGGTGAGCGGCTCGTCCTGTACATTCTGAACCGTATCGTGTACCGCGTTGGTGAGATGGACAAACCTGAGGTGCCCTTCCTGTGCCACGGCCAGCACGACTTCGCCAAGCTCCTCTGGAAGGACGGAAACGCTGTCGGGTTCTACTCAGTCAAACCCAAAG ACAGCTTGTGTAATAACTTTGTGACCCAGCGCTACCAGCTTCCTGTCATGGACTCCATATTTGTCAGGAAGTGTCACCGTGGAAACGGCCATGGCCTGCAGATGCTGGAGGACTTTGTGGACTCTTTCAAAGACAACCAGCTTGGCCTGaagtaccctctctctctaaccatgtATAAag TGTGTGGCCGGTACCTGTGTCGGTACCCAGCTGACCAGGATCTGCTGTGGGTggtagagggagtgggaggaccTTACCAAAGAGAGAATGTGGCCAGCAAGATGAAAGCCCTAGCACTGAAAG CGGTGCTCCACGCGGTGACTTCTAACGGAGACCGACGAGCAGCCTCCCTGGACCACACAGACGTCAGCATGGAGGAGGACAACTTTCTGGACATCACC GAGGATGTTTTGGTGGTAAATACTCCCCTGAAGTTAATAGAAG CGCTGGATGGCTCACCCGTGTCAACGCGTAGCAGGAGTAGCGGACATAAAAAGCGTGGCAGAGAAGAGACGGAAGACTCCACGGAGGAGAGCCAGCCTCTGAAGATGAACAG AATGGAGGATGCAAAGTCTGAGCCCACCAACATGGCTGTAGAggatggaggacaggaggaggcggaaggaagagagggggaggagtctGGAGAGGCAGAGGCTGCTGTGGcccaggaagaggaggaggaggagactgtgACGACCAAAGCTCAG attcagaCATGGGAAAAACAGATAGTCAAGCTGAACGGAGAACTGACTGATGGCCAGAGGGAGGAGGTAAAGgatggagtggagggagaggctgTACTGGAGAATAGAACGACAGAGGAAGACGTGGAGGAGGCGGCAGCAAAGGAGGAAGAGTCCATCGAGGCTGAA GACATATTAGAAGCAGCTCCTGTGGCGACAGAGGGGTTGGCTGAAGCTGTGGAGGAGCAGGATCCTTTCCCGTTAGTAGACGGTCCAGCGTCTGTTTCAGAGGAGGCCCCCTCGCCTGCAGAACCATCCCCAGCAGAGCCCTCACTCTCTGGGGATGTGCGTgatgag GACACTGTagtagcaactcctgtggcgtcGGAGGGGTTGgctgtggtggaggaggaggctcctctcCTGTTAGTAAAAGAGCTGGCTTCCGCTCCAGAGGAGGCCCCCTCGCccatggaaggagaggaggtaaagagagaagaggtggaggagagcgCAATGGAGGAACCAGAAGCGAAGAAGAAATCGGTGGAGGTCATAGCGGTCGACCGCAGTAGCCAGGAAACTGTGGTCCAGGTGCTGGGAGGAGACCTGTCCTACCAGCctctggaggaagaggaggaggtggcgaAGGAAGAGGTCCTGGTCGCGAATGAGGAAAATAAAggggtagaggagatggagaatgCTACGACTACAGAGAAGTTAGAGGAGGGAAGTGAGAGCTCCGACGAGGGAGGCAAGGGTCAGGCCCTTTGGAGGAGAGTTGGGGGCAGTGGCCCGGCGGCGCCTGAACGTAAATCTAAGAGACTCATCGAGCAGGACAGGGAGCAGCCAGAGGTcacagtggaagaggaggagaaggctacaactacagaggaggaggaagaagaggctgtAGAGAAGAGTTGGGCTGAGGAAGAGGAGCAGCCACAAGTGATTGACCAGAGGGCATTGAGAAGGAAGAGCCGTCCGGTCCAGACTCCAAATAAAGCCAGAGGGAAACGACACGGCAAGATCTAA